From one Planktothrix agardhii NIES-204 genomic stretch:
- a CDS encoding small multidrug resistance family protein, translating into MNNINSINWISWSLVLIAAINSGIGNLLLKKSRIEAADPGLLTLLLSPWFLAAILVYGINLIVFAKALDSLPVSVAYPVFAAIGFSLVALMGNLFLGERFGLNQIIGLSLIIAGIIIMSR; encoded by the coding sequence GTGAATAACATTAACTCAATCAACTGGATTTCCTGGAGTTTAGTTTTAATCGCCGCTATTAATAGTGGAATCGGTAACTTATTACTAAAAAAATCTCGAATAGAAGCTGCCGATCCGGGTTTATTAACCCTGTTATTATCTCCTTGGTTTCTGGCAGCAATTTTAGTCTATGGAATTAATTTAATTGTTTTTGCTAAAGCTCTTGATAGTTTACCTGTTTCTGTTGCTTATCCAGTGTTTGCTGCCATTGGTTTTAGCTTAGTTGCCTTGATGGGAAACCTATTTTTAGGAGAGCGTTTTGGATTAAATCAAATCATAGGATTAAGTTTAATTATTGCTGGAATTATTATTATGTCTCGTTAA
- the nadD gene encoding nicotinic acid mononucleotide adenyltransferase, whose translation MTQIALFGTSADPPTSGHQAILLWLSQRFDKVVVWASDNPFKTHQTLLEHRMAMLSLLIEEINAQKANIALHPELSSRRTLETLKRAKNYWSDADYTLVVGSDLVQQIPQWYQIETLLKQVELLIIPRPGYQVVEMDLDHLKKLGATLTIATVTGLPVSSSHYRQTGNTEVLTTRVQDYINREKLYE comes from the coding sequence ATGACTCAAATCGCCCTCTTTGGAACCAGTGCAGATCCTCCCACTTCAGGACATCAAGCGATTCTGCTTTGGTTGTCTCAACGATTTGATAAAGTCGTGGTTTGGGCATCGGATAATCCCTTTAAAACCCACCAAACTTTATTAGAACATCGGATGGCGATGCTATCATTATTAATAGAGGAAATTAACGCCCAAAAAGCAAATATTGCTTTGCATCCTGAACTCAGTAGTCGCCGAACCTTGGAAACTTTAAAAAGGGCTAAAAACTATTGGTCTGATGCGGACTATACTTTAGTAGTTGGTTCGGATTTAGTTCAACAAATTCCCCAGTGGTATCAGATAGAAACCCTATTAAAACAGGTAGAATTATTAATTATTCCGCGACCGGGTTATCAGGTGGTAGAAATGGATTTAGATCACCTAAAAAAATTAGGTGCGACCTTAACTATTGCTACGGTTACGGGTTTACCCGTTTCCTCAAGTCACTATCGTCAAACAGGGAATACAGAGGTTTTAACGACCCGGGTACAAGATTATATTAACCGAGAAAAATTATATGAATAA
- a CDS encoding NUDIX hydrolase — protein MNKTLILEDFKVGVDNVIFSVDTEQNRLLVLLVKRKEEPFINTWSLPGTLVQKGESLEDAAYRILAEKILVENLYLEQLYSFGEPERDPREAPDSYNIRYLSVSYFAIVRFEEAELITDRVTGIAWYPIDQIPDLAFDHNQILDYGYRRLKNKLEYSPVAFDVLPELFTLGDLYQFYTTILGEGFSDYSNFRTRLLKLGFLYDTGVKTSRGAGRPASLYRFDAEAFAPLKDKPLVFV, from the coding sequence ATGAATAAAACTTTGATCCTAGAAGATTTTAAAGTGGGTGTTGATAATGTAATTTTTTCAGTCGATACCGAACAAAATCGTCTATTGGTTTTATTGGTTAAGCGAAAAGAAGAACCTTTTATCAATACTTGGAGTTTACCCGGAACTTTAGTTCAAAAAGGAGAATCTTTAGAAGATGCAGCCTATAGAATTTTAGCAGAAAAAATTCTAGTTGAGAATTTATATTTGGAACAATTATATAGCTTTGGGGAGCCAGAACGTGACCCCAGAGAAGCCCCAGATTCCTATAATATTCGTTATTTATCCGTAAGTTATTTTGCCATAGTTCGGTTTGAAGAAGCGGAATTAATTACCGATAGAGTAACTGGAATTGCTTGGTATCCCATTGATCAAATTCCTGATTTAGCCTTTGATCATAATCAAATTTTAGACTATGGTTATCGTCGATTAAAAAACAAATTAGAATATAGTCCCGTCGCTTTTGATGTTTTACCCGAATTATTTACATTAGGGGATTTATACCAATTTTATACTACTATTTTAGGAGAAGGATTTTCCGATTATTCTAATTTTAGAACCCGTTTACTCAAGTTAGGATTTCTCTATGATACCGGGGTAAAAACATCCAGAGGTGCGGGTAGACCTGCAAGTTTATATCGATTTGATGCGGAAGCTTTTGCCCCCTTAAAAGATAAACCCTTAGTATTTGTTTGA
- a CDS encoding putative ribosylglycohydrolase has translation MKKSAILSGLIGVCVGDALGVPVEFTSRQERLKNPITTMTGYGTHRQPPGTWSDDSSLMLCLADSLCQGYNLNAIAASFCRWRYHQEWTAHGVVFDIGGTTHNAIQNLQNGVNPVEAGETNERSNGNGSLMRILPMAYLYSSVSFYQLIQWVHECSCLTHGHLRSQIACGIYISIAVKLLQGLDLKSAYIQGIEAVKPMYYHPSLTVESSRFDRIFRGNIDQLSIDEIQSSGYVIHTLEACLWCLLTTSSYPEAILKAVNLGEDTDTTAAVTGGLAGIYYGFNTIPSEWVEQIARKDDIIALADRLEQTIE, from the coding sequence ATGAAAAAATCAGCAATTTTATCAGGTTTAATCGGGGTTTGTGTGGGGGATGCTTTGGGTGTTCCGGTGGAATTTACCAGCCGCCAAGAACGTCTAAAAAACCCCATCACAACAATGACGGGCTATGGAACCCATCGACAACCCCCCGGTACTTGGTCGGATGATAGTTCCTTGATGTTATGTTTAGCTGATAGTCTTTGTCAGGGCTATAATTTAAACGCGATCGCAGCATCTTTTTGTCGTTGGCGCTATCATCAAGAATGGACAGCCCATGGGGTTGTATTTGATATTGGAGGAACCACCCATAACGCCATTCAAAACCTACAAAATGGGGTTAATCCCGTGGAAGCTGGAGAAACCAATGAACGCAGCAATGGCAATGGTTCTTTGATGCGAATTTTGCCCATGGCTTATTTATATTCTTCCGTGTCATTCTATCAATTAATCCAGTGGGTGCATGAATGTTCCTGTTTAACCCATGGTCATCTTCGTTCCCAAATTGCCTGCGGGATTTATATTAGTATTGCGGTTAAATTACTCCAAGGATTAGACCTAAAATCCGCCTATATTCAAGGTATAGAAGCCGTAAAACCGATGTATTATCATCCTAGTTTAACCGTAGAATCTTCTCGATTTGACCGCATTTTTAGGGGTAATATTGATCAGTTGTCAATTGATGAAATTCAATCGAGCGGTTATGTAATTCATACTTTAGAAGCCTGTTTATGGTGTTTATTAACGACATCTTCATACCCAGAAGCTATTCTTAAAGCCGTTAATTTAGGAGAAGATACAGACACCACTGCCGCGGTCACAGGAGGTTTAGCCGGAATTTATTATGGGTTTAACACTATTCCTTCAGAATGGGTTGAACAAATAGCCCGAAAAGATGATATTATTGCCTTAGCTGATCGATTAGAACAAACAATTGAGTGA
- a CDS encoding TrkA-C domain protein: MTNIVLTLSIVILALIAFIFEWLPVDLTALTVTVVLMLLKLVTPEEGISGFGNSATITVMAMFILSAGITKTGVVQTVRDWLLKWGGTTASQQILVMGLIVGPITAFINNTAVVAIFLPIVEDWCRKQKISPSKLLIPLSYATVLGGMITVIGTSTNVLASGISKQLGYGEFQLFQFTRLGIITFIIGIIYLAVVAPRLLPDRKPANFDLMQTEYGLKDYVSELVITPRSSLVGQTLKESEIQRKFDLDVLELIQNNMRFAQPLADKLLAAGDILIVRSSREDLLKIRDEKGLDILPDIKFKQESLETILSSGQEKIAEVLILSNSRLIGTTLKDLRFRQRYNATVLAIRRGSELVQGRLGKVTLRFGDLLLLQGPKQSFIGLQTTRELLVLEERDVETLRQDKAWIALAIVLGVIILAAFEIMPILVSALAGVILMVITGCLKPGEIYGSVRWDVIFLLAGLIPLGIAMDKSGATQWLADTLVGFGGHLSGYWILLCFYIATSILTEVLSNNATVVLMIPIAVKVSVALGLNPFAFMYAVTFAASNSYMTPIGYQTNTMVYSPGGYKFFDFTRVGAPLSLILAIVTPLLIIWLYGL; this comes from the coding sequence ATGACGAACATTGTTCTAACCCTTAGTATTGTTATTCTAGCCTTAATTGCCTTCATTTTTGAGTGGCTTCCTGTCGATTTAACGGCGCTTACCGTTACCGTTGTTTTAATGCTTTTGAAGTTAGTCACACCCGAAGAAGGCATATCAGGGTTTGGCAACTCCGCCACTATTACAGTCATGGCAATGTTTATTTTAAGTGCTGGAATTACAAAAACAGGAGTTGTACAAACTGTTCGAGATTGGTTACTGAAATGGGGAGGAACAACGGCCAGCCAACAAATTTTAGTTATGGGATTAATTGTTGGGCCGATTACCGCTTTTATTAATAATACAGCCGTTGTTGCTATTTTCTTACCCATTGTAGAAGATTGGTGTCGCAAACAAAAAATTTCTCCCTCTAAATTATTAATTCCCCTATCTTATGCGACGGTTTTGGGAGGAATGATTACGGTTATTGGTACTTCAACCAATGTTTTAGCCAGTGGAATTTCTAAACAACTGGGATACGGGGAATTTCAGTTATTTCAGTTTACTCGATTAGGAATTATTACCTTTATTATTGGGATTATTTATTTAGCTGTTGTTGCCCCTCGACTTTTACCCGACCGCAAACCAGCAAATTTTGACCTTATGCAAACAGAATATGGGTTAAAAGATTATGTCAGCGAACTGGTAATTACTCCCCGTTCTAGCTTAGTGGGACAAACCCTTAAAGAAAGTGAAATTCAACGCAAATTTGACTTAGATGTGTTAGAATTAATTCAAAATAATATGCGTTTTGCTCAACCTTTAGCCGATAAATTATTAGCTGCTGGAGATATTTTAATTGTTAGAAGTAGTCGAGAGGATTTACTAAAAATTAGAGATGAAAAAGGCTTAGATATTCTTCCCGATATTAAGTTTAAACAAGAATCTTTAGAAACTATTTTGAGTTCTGGACAAGAAAAAATAGCCGAAGTTTTGATTTTATCCAATTCTCGGTTAATCGGAACCACTTTAAAAGATTTAAGATTCCGTCAACGCTACAACGCCACGGTTTTAGCCATTCGTCGCGGTTCAGAATTAGTTCAAGGTCGATTAGGAAAAGTTACCCTACGATTTGGGGATTTATTATTACTTCAAGGGCCAAAACAAAGTTTTATTGGGTTACAAACAACCAGGGAACTTCTGGTTTTAGAAGAAAGAGATGTAGAAACACTCAGACAGGATAAAGCTTGGATTGCCTTGGCGATTGTTTTAGGTGTTATTATTCTCGCAGCCTTTGAAATTATGCCAATTTTAGTTAGTGCTTTAGCGGGTGTAATTTTAATGGTAATTACCGGATGTCTCAAACCCGGAGAAATCTATGGTTCTGTGCGTTGGGATGTGATATTTCTATTAGCAGGATTAATTCCTTTAGGAATAGCAATGGATAAATCCGGTGCAACCCAATGGTTAGCCGATACTTTAGTCGGTTTTGGTGGTCATTTATCCGGTTATTGGATTTTATTATGCTTCTATATTGCCACATCTATCCTAACAGAAGTTCTTTCTAATAATGCAACAGTTGTATTGATGATTCCCATTGCCGTAAAAGTTTCCGTAGCATTAGGTTTAAATCCCTTTGCTTTTATGTATGCGGTGACTTTTGCTGCTTCTAATAGTTATATGACCCCGATTGGTTATCAGACTAATACAATGGTTTATAGCCCCGGAGGATATAAATTTTTCGACTTCACCCGGGTAGGCGCTCCTTTAAGTTTAATCTTAGCAATAGTTACCCCCTTATTAATTATTTGGCTATATGGATTATAG
- a CDS encoding NAD-dependent epimerase/dehydratase, giving the protein MKHLITGGSGFLGNLIARRLYQRGEEVRILDIWEDPTRPPEIEFINCDICDRNGVEKAMKDIDIVHHNVALVPLTKSGNKFWEVNVEGSKIAAEAAVKAGVKSFIHMSSSALFGDAECPITNDTPTKAVEIYGRAKLAGELAVRNICDQTGLPLIVIRPRTILGEGRLGIFQILFEWIQEGKNVYVIGSGDVQFQFVHAHDLMDAYLLALDLGQPGIYNVGSDRFGTLREGLEHLIDYAGTDSQVKSLPTGLTIGSLQLLDWMGLSPLAPWHYLTYHKEFYFDVDPLLKLGWKPKYSNDEMFRESYDWFKNNYNQLQAEKAGSAHRRPVKEKLLWVLKQLS; this is encoded by the coding sequence ATGAAGCACTTAATTACGGGAGGATCGGGATTTTTAGGCAATTTAATTGCACGACGATTATATCAAAGGGGGGAAGAAGTTAGAATTTTAGATATTTGGGAAGATCCTACCCGTCCCCCAGAGATTGAATTTATTAACTGTGATATTTGCGATCGCAACGGGGTCGAAAAAGCCATGAAAGATATTGATATTGTCCATCATAATGTAGCTTTAGTTCCCTTAACAAAATCCGGTAATAAATTCTGGGAAGTCAACGTAGAAGGCAGTAAAATCGCCGCCGAAGCAGCAGTAAAAGCCGGAGTTAAAAGCTTTATTCACATGAGTTCTAGCGCCCTATTTGGGGATGCTGAATGTCCGATTACAAACGATACCCCCACTAAAGCGGTTGAAATTTATGGACGGGCAAAATTAGCCGGGGAATTAGCAGTTAGAAATATCTGTGATCAAACTGGTTTACCATTAATTGTCATTCGTCCCCGAACTATTTTAGGAGAAGGAAGATTAGGAATTTTTCAGATATTATTTGAATGGATTCAAGAAGGAAAAAACGTTTATGTGATTGGGAGTGGTGACGTTCAATTTCAATTTGTCCATGCCCATGATTTGATGGACGCCTATCTTTTAGCTCTGGATTTAGGTCAACCAGGGATCTATAATGTGGGAAGCGATCGCTTTGGTACATTACGAGAAGGATTAGAACATTTAATTGATTATGCAGGAACAGATTCTCAGGTTAAAAGTTTACCTACAGGATTAACAATTGGCAGCTTACAACTATTAGACTGGATGGGATTAAGTCCCCTCGCTCCTTGGCATTATTTAACCTATCATAAAGAATTTTATTTTGATGTCGATCCTCTGCTAAAATTAGGCTGGAAACCCAAATATTCCAATGATGAAATGTTCCGAGAAAGTTATGATTGGTTCAAAAACAACTATAATCAACTACAAGCGGAAAAAGCCGGATCTGCCCATCGCCGCCCCGTGAAAGAAAAACTACTCTGGGTATTAAAACAACTATCTTAA
- a CDS encoding Na+ dependent nucleoside transporter domain protein, with translation MTYLNLISFLGIFGLCFIAWLFSENRRVVPWRTMGLGISLQLVLAFLVFLFPPTRTGLEWFSSLLDSLFYAADTGARFVFGKNIVPLPGTTPDVNLGYIFAFRALPTVIFFSGLMALLYNLGVIQIVTNVFAKLFYKTMRLSGAEALSGAANIFVGIEAAIVVKPYLEKMTRSELCAVLTCCFGTAASSTLAIYVSFLKPVFPNILGHLVSASIMAIPACFVISKILVPETERPLTLGMLPEEKAEDNLITHEDGTHELQTIGGELIDQISPLDSAIIGALDGVKMSVAIAAILILILGLLSLVNQFSAWLGLLPSPAGDFFQVVTLANILGFIFYPVTILTGVPFEDSWTASVIIGRRLLETAIPPYQALAEAAKAGSITPRTVLIVSYALSGFAHVASVGIFVGGMVGLVPSRRKDISELGWKALLGGTLATLMIACLAGFYDNGNPSIMGEPAATPPAISTPAAPNTTVSPAPTPAPKVSPSPKS, from the coding sequence ATGACTTACCTGAATCTTATTTCATTTTTGGGAATTTTTGGCCTTTGCTTTATTGCTTGGTTATTTTCAGAAAATAGACGAGTTGTCCCCTGGCGAACCATGGGTTTAGGGATTAGCCTACAATTAGTTTTAGCCTTTCTAGTCTTTCTATTTCCGCCTACAAGAACAGGCTTAGAATGGTTTAGCAGTCTGCTTGATAGTTTGTTTTATGCTGCTGATACTGGCGCTAGATTTGTCTTTGGAAAAAATATTGTTCCCCTTCCTGGAACAACCCCCGATGTTAATTTAGGTTATATTTTTGCCTTTAGAGCATTACCAACGGTGATCTTTTTCTCCGGTTTAATGGCACTATTATATAACTTAGGTGTGATTCAAATTGTAACGAATGTTTTTGCCAAGTTATTCTATAAAACCATGCGCTTAAGTGGGGCAGAAGCCTTAAGCGGGGCGGCGAATATTTTTGTCGGAATTGAAGCCGCTATTGTGGTCAAGCCTTACTTAGAAAAAATGACCCGTTCCGAATTATGTGCAGTTTTAACCTGTTGTTTTGGAACCGCAGCTTCATCGACTCTAGCGATTTATGTTAGTTTTCTAAAACCAGTTTTTCCTAATATTTTAGGACATTTAGTTTCGGCTTCAATTATGGCAATTCCCGCCTGTTTTGTGATTTCTAAAATATTAGTTCCTGAAACCGAAAGACCCCTAACATTAGGGATGCTGCCCGAAGAAAAAGCCGAAGACAACTTAATTACGCATGAAGATGGAACCCATGAATTACAAACCATTGGTGGAGAATTAATTGATCAAATTAGCCCCTTAGATTCAGCAATTATTGGAGCATTAGATGGCGTAAAAATGTCCGTTGCCATTGCTGCAATTTTAATCTTAATTTTGGGATTACTCTCTTTGGTTAATCAATTCTCAGCTTGGTTGGGTTTATTACCAAGTCCAGCAGGAGACTTTTTTCAAGTTGTCACCTTAGCGAATATTTTGGGATTTATTTTTTATCCCGTAACCATTTTAACTGGAGTTCCCTTTGAGGATTCTTGGACAGCCTCAGTAATTATTGGTCGTCGTTTATTAGAAACAGCCATTCCCCCCTATCAAGCCTTAGCAGAAGCCGCCAAAGCCGGGTCAATTACCCCAAGAACCGTATTAATTGTTAGTTATGCTTTATCGGGTTTTGCCCATGTTGCTTCCGTGGGAATTTTTGTCGGCGGAATGGTCGGTTTAGTCCCATCACGCCGGAAAGACATTTCCGAATTGGGTTGGAAAGCCCTATTGGGGGGAACCTTAGCCACGCTGATGATTGCCTGTTTAGCCGGATTCTATGATAATGGAAATCCCAGTATTATGGGCGAACCCGCGGCCACTCCTCCGGCCATCAGTACCCCAGCCGCCCCTAATACAACGGTTTCACCCGCCCCAACTCCAGCACCCAAGGTCAGTCCTTCTCCTAAATCTTAA
- a CDS encoding ATPase, P-type (transporting), HAD superfamily, subfamily IC, with protein sequence MVSPESSSMFSDSTLAPFKTWHTLSADQTLQILDTDSETGLTSEQVIGRQQQYGLNELKEVPGRSTLEILWDQFTNIMLVMLIAVAIVSAVIDFRKGNFPKDAVAIFSIVILNGMLGYFQESRAEQALAALKRMSSPRVRVVRDGKMQELAAKELVPGDIMFLEAGVQIPTDGRLVEAQNLQVREAALTGEAEAVIKKPSMELTEDAPLGDRLNMVFMGTEVIQGRGQVIVTNTGMTTELGRIAEMIQGVETEPTPLQQRMTQLGNVLVSGSLALVALIVVGGVIKTGSFHSLEDLLEVSLSMAVAVVPEGLPAVVTVTLAIGTQRMVKRHALIRKLPAVETLGSVTTICSDKTGTLTQNKMVVQSVQTFDQVFQVTGEGYDPVGELQLITSEQNNTISSDSEVLEPILTACVLCNDAQLQQDDNKWHILGDPTEGALLSLAGKVGLFRDIHNHKNPRLAEIPFSSERKRMSVICQLQDHENPECVMFTKGSPELILAQCTSVLVGNQNVLLAEADRQIILEQNNAMAGKGLRVLGFATRPLTILPPEGEEESAEQELVWLGLVGMLDAPRPEVREAVKLCREAGIRPVMITGDHQLTAKVIAQDLGIAELDSLSLTGQELQKLTQTELEQKVEDVSVYARVSPEHKLRIVQALQKNGEFVAMTGDGVNDAPALKQADIGIAMGITGTDVSKEASDMILLDDNFATIVAATEEGRVVYSNIRRFIKYILGSNIGEVLVIAASPLLGGGVPLIPLQILWMNLVTDGLPALALAMEPAEPAVMQRPPYNPRESIFARGLGLYMVRIGIVFAILTIVLMVWAYNYTQGTPNPERWKTMVFTTLCLAQMGHALAVRSDTQLTIQMNPKTNPYLWGAVALTTVLQLLLIYFPPLRNFFGTHFLSFTELSICLGFSALMFIWIEMEKVVYKWFINRR encoded by the coding sequence ATGGTATCTCCCGAATCCTCATCAATGTTTTCTGATTCAACCTTAGCACCCTTCAAAACCTGGCATACCTTGAGTGCGGATCAAACTCTCCAGATCCTTGATACAGATAGTGAAACCGGGTTAACGTCAGAACAAGTGATTGGGCGTCAACAACAGTATGGTCTGAATGAATTAAAAGAAGTTCCTGGTCGCAGTACCTTGGAAATTTTATGGGATCAGTTCACTAATATTATGCTGGTGATGCTGATTGCTGTAGCCATTGTATCCGCCGTGATTGATTTTCGCAAAGGCAACTTCCCCAAGGACGCCGTTGCCATTTTTTCAATTGTGATTTTGAATGGGATGTTGGGCTATTTCCAAGAAAGCCGGGCAGAACAGGCTCTAGCTGCCCTGAAACGAATGTCTTCCCCTAGAGTTCGGGTGGTGCGGGACGGCAAAATGCAAGAACTGGCAGCGAAAGAACTGGTTCCGGGGGATATCATGTTTCTGGAGGCTGGAGTCCAAATTCCGACCGATGGTCGCCTAGTTGAAGCCCAAAATTTGCAGGTGCGTGAGGCGGCCTTAACCGGGGAAGCAGAAGCGGTAATTAAAAAACCGAGTATGGAGTTGACCGAAGATGCTCCTCTAGGCGATCGCCTGAATATGGTATTTATGGGGACGGAAGTGATCCAGGGACGGGGACAAGTGATCGTCACCAATACCGGAATGACCACGGAACTCGGACGCATCGCCGAAATGATCCAGGGGGTAGAAACCGAACCCACGCCCCTCCAGCAACGGATGACCCAGTTAGGGAATGTGCTAGTTAGTGGGTCTTTAGCCTTGGTTGCCCTAATTGTGGTGGGTGGCGTGATCAAAACGGGCAGTTTTCATAGTTTAGAAGATTTATTAGAAGTATCCCTAAGTATGGCGGTGGCGGTAGTTCCAGAAGGTTTACCTGCGGTGGTAACAGTTACTCTGGCTATTGGTACACAAAGAATGGTCAAACGCCATGCTTTAATTCGGAAACTCCCGGCGGTGGAAACCTTGGGTTCTGTGACGACTATTTGTTCGGATAAAACCGGAACTCTCACCCAAAATAAAATGGTGGTGCAATCGGTTCAAACCTTTGATCAAGTGTTTCAAGTCACCGGAGAAGGGTATGATCCAGTAGGGGAATTACAACTGATAACCTCGGAACAAAATAACACAATTTCCTCGGATTCTGAAGTTTTAGAACCGATTTTAACCGCTTGTGTTTTGTGCAATGATGCTCAATTACAACAAGATGACAATAAATGGCATATTTTGGGAGATCCCACGGAAGGGGCGTTATTATCCTTAGCTGGAAAAGTAGGTTTATTTAGAGATATTCACAATCACAAAAATCCTCGTCTTGCTGAAATTCCTTTCTCCTCAGAACGGAAGCGGATGAGTGTTATTTGTCAACTTCAAGACCATGAAAATCCAGAATGTGTGATGTTTACTAAAGGATCACCGGAGTTGATTCTAGCTCAATGTACTTCGGTTCTTGTGGGTAATCAAAATGTTTTGTTAGCAGAAGCAGACCGTCAAATAATTCTCGAACAAAATAATGCCATGGCTGGTAAAGGTTTACGGGTTTTAGGATTTGCCACTCGCCCTTTAACAATATTACCACCAGAAGGCGAGGAAGAAAGTGCCGAACAGGAATTAGTTTGGTTAGGATTAGTAGGAATGTTAGACGCGCCTCGTCCTGAAGTTCGAGAAGCGGTTAAACTATGTCGAGAAGCGGGGATTCGTCCAGTAATGATTACTGGAGATCATCAATTAACTGCAAAGGTAATCGCTCAAGATTTAGGCATTGCCGAATTAGATTCTTTAAGTTTAACAGGTCAGGAATTACAGAAATTAACTCAAACGGAATTAGAACAAAAAGTTGAAGATGTGAGTGTTTACGCCCGGGTTTCTCCTGAACATAAACTACGGATTGTTCAAGCCTTACAAAAAAATGGTGAATTTGTAGCAATGACTGGGGATGGTGTTAATGATGCTCCGGCTTTGAAACAGGCAGATATTGGGATTGCGATGGGAATTACCGGAACTGATGTTAGCAAAGAAGCCAGTGATATGATTTTATTGGATGATAACTTTGCTACCATTGTCGCCGCTACAGAAGAAGGGCGAGTTGTTTATAGTAATATTCGCCGTTTTATTAAATATATTCTCGGTAGTAATATTGGGGAAGTGTTAGTGATTGCGGCTTCTCCCCTTTTAGGCGGGGGTGTGCCGTTAATCCCGTTACAAATTTTATGGATGAACCTTGTTACCGATGGTTTACCCGCTTTAGCATTAGCAATGGAACCTGCTGAACCTGCGGTAATGCAACGTCCACCTTATAATCCCCGCGAAAGTATTTTTGCGCGAGGATTAGGGTTATATATGGTGAGAATTGGGATTGTTTTTGCCATTTTAACAATTGTTTTGATGGTTTGGGCTTACAACTATACTCAAGGCACTCCTAACCCTGAACGTTGGAAAACCATGGTGTTTACAACCTTATGTTTAGCCCAAATGGGTCATGCTTTAGCAGTTCGTTCCGATACTCAATTGACCATCCAAATGAATCCTAAAACCAACCCCTATTTGTGGGGTGCTGTTGCATTAACTACGGTTCTTCAGTTACTATTAATTTATTTTCCTCCCTTGAGAAATTTCTTTGGAACTCACTTTTTAAGCTTCACTGAATTATCAATTTGTTTAGGTTTTAGTGCATTAATGTTTATCTGGATTGAAATGGAAAAAGTGGTTTATAAGTGGTTTATCAATCGTCGCTAA
- the vapB_2 gene encoding similar to virulence-associated protein VapB yields MDTAKLLKNSNEQTLVLPEEYQFSGDEVYLKKIGNVLILIPKDNPWQSLFESLNLFSEDFMESREQPALEIREEF; encoded by the coding sequence ATGGATACTGCTAAACTTTTAAAAAATAGTAATGAACAAACTCTAGTCTTACCCGAAGAATATCAATTTTCTGGGGATGAAGTTTATCTAAAGAAAATTGGGAATGTTTTAATTTTAATTCCTAAAGATAATCCTTGGCAATCTTTATTTGAAAGTTTAAATCTATTTTCTGAAGATTTTATGGAATCCAGAGAACAGCCTGCTCTTGAAATCAGAGAGGAATTCTAG